In the Festucalex cinctus isolate MCC-2025b chromosome 10, RoL_Fcin_1.0, whole genome shotgun sequence genome, one interval contains:
- the zbtb7a gene encoding zinc finger and BTB domain-containing protein 7A isoform X1 — MTRFIYFQYMKFLVENLQVCRSYPQQFNDILKDKRQTGRQTDGRTDTRVGAVLGGSAAGWWKMSSGAGGRGGRRLRGTAGGGGRGVAGEAEEGPVGIPFPEHSADILSSLNKQRLSGLLCDVLLITQDREFPAHRSVLASCSSYFHKLFTSGAAADQRNVYNIDFVAAEALGALLDFAYTATLTVSHSSVADILAAARLLEIPPVQDVCTHLLDTKVLSPPAGSEQRNEDEERGRGGGEQGNQALAREFLEYFQRGAHWSSSCSTPELRELPTHLHFNHGNGGTPSNGAPGVPGEYYSPLPLALTQAPIHEPEEEEDEEEDDEDSEAVQGNGISLGSFYCPPSQNGHFYLPPEARPGHDAPETEDGTLQRMARERGSASALLQQMMDSIERQKQRGVAGEDPGDGDDPDMEFYYNYFNSAQLEDTPSAAMATGVPPVWLSRSNDRVGGGERGVGERGGGAGGERKMRSKAFQKCPICSKVIQGAGKLPRHIRTHTGEKPYECAICKVRFTRQDKLKVHMRKHTGEKPYLCTQCGAAFAHNYDLKNHMRVHTGLRPYQCTSCFKTFVRSDHLHRHLKKDGCNGIPSRRGRKPRAREPGLLDAPMGLLSPGSDTGLEPHIIKGRQLSEALKSEMDGARAHSPQLAGGAGP; from the exons ATGACTCGTTTCATTTACTTTCAGTATATGAAATTTCTTGTCGAAAATCTCCAAGTCTGTAGAAG TTATCCTCAACAGTTTAATGACATCTTGAAAGACAAAAGACAG ACAGGCAGACAGACGGACGGCAGGACGGATACACGGGTGGGGGCTGTGCTAGGCGGCTCGGCGGCAGGCTGGTGGAAGATGTCGTCCGGAGCCGGCGGGAGGGGGGGAAGGCGGCTCAGGGGGACGGCAGGCGGCGGAGGCCGAGGAGTTGCCGGAGAGGCCGAAGAGGGCCCCGTGGGGATCCCCTTCCCCGAGCACAGCGCGGACATCCTGAGCAGCCTCAACAAGCAGCGGCTGAGCGGCCTGCTCTGCGACGTGCTGCTGATTACGCAGGATCGGGAGTTCCCAGCTCACCGCTCCGTCCTGGCCTCCTGCAGCTCCTACTTCCACAAGCTATTCACTTCAGGAGCAGCCGCCGACCAACGCAACGTCTACAACATCGACTTTGTGGCGGCGGAGGCGCTCGGAGCGCTGCTGGACTTTGCCTACACGGCCACGCTGACCGTCAGCCACAGCAGCGTGGCTGACATCCTCGCAGCCGCACGCCTCCTAGAGATCCCACCTGTTCAGGACGTCTGTACCCACCTGCTGGACACCAAAGTGCTCTCCCCGCCG GCGGGCAGCGAGCAAAGAAACGAGGATGAGGAGAGGGGCAGAGGAGGAGGCGAGCAGGGAAACCAGGCACTGGCCCGGGAGTTCCTGGAGTACTTTCAGAGAGGGGCGCACTGGAGCAGCAGCTGCAGCACGCCAGAGCTCAGGGAACTGCCCACGCACCTGCACTTTAACCACGGCAACGGTGGGACCCCCAGCAACGGAGCACCCGGCGTCCCCGGTGAGTACTACTCCCCCCTGCCCCTCGCTTTGACCCAAGCCCCCATCCACGAGccggaagaggaagaagacgaGGAAGAGGACGACGAGGACAGTGAAGCGGTGCAGGGCAACGGAATAAGCCTCGGGTCATTTTACTGCCCTCCCTCCCAGAACGGGCACTTCTACCTCCCCCCCGAGGCTCGGCCGGGGCACGACGCGCCGGAGACGGAAGACGGCACGCTGCagcggatggcgagggaaaggGGCTCGGCCAGTGCCCTCCTGCAGCAGATGATGGACTCCATCGAGAGGCAGAAGCAGCGCGGGGTGGCCGGGGAGGATCCGGGCGACGGGGATGACCCCGATATGGAATTTTACTACAATTACTTTAACAGCGCTCAGCTTGAGGACACGCCTTCTGCCGCCATGGCGACGGGTGTTCCGCCGGTGTGGTTGTCGCGGAGCAACGACAGAGTCGGCGGAGGGGAGAGGGGAGTCGGCGAGAGGGGCGGCGGAGCCGGCGGGGAGAGAAAGATGCGCTCGAAGGCCTTTCAGAAGTGCCCCATATGCTCCAAGGTCATCCAAGGAGCGGGCAAGCTACCCCGACACATCCGAACACACACGGGGGAGAAACCCTACGAGTGCGCCATCTGCAAAGTGCGCTTTACCAG GCAGGACAAGCTCAAGGTTCACATGCGGAAGCATACGGGAGAGAAGCCTTACCTTTGTACGCAATGCGGGGCCGCCTTCGCGCACAACTACGACCTAAAGAACCACATGCGCGTTCACACCGGCCTGCGCCCCTACCAGTGCACCAGCTGCTTTAAGACTTTTGTACGCTCAGACCACCTGCACCGCCACCTCAAGAAGGACGGCTGCAACGGCATCCCGTCCCGCCGGGGCCGAAAGCCGCGGGCACGGGAACCCGGGCTCCTGGATGCCCCCATGGGCCTGCTGAGCCCCGGCTCAGACACTGGCCTGGAGCCACACATCATCAAGGGACGGCAGCTCTCGGAAGCTCTCAAGTCTGAGATGGACGGGGCCCGCGCACACAGCCCACAGCTAGCAGGGGGTGCCGGACCCTGA
- the zbtb7a gene encoding zinc finger and BTB domain-containing protein 7A isoform X2: protein MSSGAGGRGGRRLRGTAGGGGRGVAGEAEEGPVGIPFPEHSADILSSLNKQRLSGLLCDVLLITQDREFPAHRSVLASCSSYFHKLFTSGAAADQRNVYNIDFVAAEALGALLDFAYTATLTVSHSSVADILAAARLLEIPPVQDVCTHLLDTKVLSPPAGSEQRNEDEERGRGGGEQGNQALAREFLEYFQRGAHWSSSCSTPELRELPTHLHFNHGNGGTPSNGAPGVPGEYYSPLPLALTQAPIHEPEEEEDEEEDDEDSEAVQGNGISLGSFYCPPSQNGHFYLPPEARPGHDAPETEDGTLQRMARERGSASALLQQMMDSIERQKQRGVAGEDPGDGDDPDMEFYYNYFNSAQLEDTPSAAMATGVPPVWLSRSNDRVGGGERGVGERGGGAGGERKMRSKAFQKCPICSKVIQGAGKLPRHIRTHTGEKPYECAICKVRFTRQDKLKVHMRKHTGEKPYLCTQCGAAFAHNYDLKNHMRVHTGLRPYQCTSCFKTFVRSDHLHRHLKKDGCNGIPSRRGRKPRAREPGLLDAPMGLLSPGSDTGLEPHIIKGRQLSEALKSEMDGARAHSPQLAGGAGP from the exons ATGTCGTCCGGAGCCGGCGGGAGGGGGGGAAGGCGGCTCAGGGGGACGGCAGGCGGCGGAGGCCGAGGAGTTGCCGGAGAGGCCGAAGAGGGCCCCGTGGGGATCCCCTTCCCCGAGCACAGCGCGGACATCCTGAGCAGCCTCAACAAGCAGCGGCTGAGCGGCCTGCTCTGCGACGTGCTGCTGATTACGCAGGATCGGGAGTTCCCAGCTCACCGCTCCGTCCTGGCCTCCTGCAGCTCCTACTTCCACAAGCTATTCACTTCAGGAGCAGCCGCCGACCAACGCAACGTCTACAACATCGACTTTGTGGCGGCGGAGGCGCTCGGAGCGCTGCTGGACTTTGCCTACACGGCCACGCTGACCGTCAGCCACAGCAGCGTGGCTGACATCCTCGCAGCCGCACGCCTCCTAGAGATCCCACCTGTTCAGGACGTCTGTACCCACCTGCTGGACACCAAAGTGCTCTCCCCGCCG GCGGGCAGCGAGCAAAGAAACGAGGATGAGGAGAGGGGCAGAGGAGGAGGCGAGCAGGGAAACCAGGCACTGGCCCGGGAGTTCCTGGAGTACTTTCAGAGAGGGGCGCACTGGAGCAGCAGCTGCAGCACGCCAGAGCTCAGGGAACTGCCCACGCACCTGCACTTTAACCACGGCAACGGTGGGACCCCCAGCAACGGAGCACCCGGCGTCCCCGGTGAGTACTACTCCCCCCTGCCCCTCGCTTTGACCCAAGCCCCCATCCACGAGccggaagaggaagaagacgaGGAAGAGGACGACGAGGACAGTGAAGCGGTGCAGGGCAACGGAATAAGCCTCGGGTCATTTTACTGCCCTCCCTCCCAGAACGGGCACTTCTACCTCCCCCCCGAGGCTCGGCCGGGGCACGACGCGCCGGAGACGGAAGACGGCACGCTGCagcggatggcgagggaaaggGGCTCGGCCAGTGCCCTCCTGCAGCAGATGATGGACTCCATCGAGAGGCAGAAGCAGCGCGGGGTGGCCGGGGAGGATCCGGGCGACGGGGATGACCCCGATATGGAATTTTACTACAATTACTTTAACAGCGCTCAGCTTGAGGACACGCCTTCTGCCGCCATGGCGACGGGTGTTCCGCCGGTGTGGTTGTCGCGGAGCAACGACAGAGTCGGCGGAGGGGAGAGGGGAGTCGGCGAGAGGGGCGGCGGAGCCGGCGGGGAGAGAAAGATGCGCTCGAAGGCCTTTCAGAAGTGCCCCATATGCTCCAAGGTCATCCAAGGAGCGGGCAAGCTACCCCGACACATCCGAACACACACGGGGGAGAAACCCTACGAGTGCGCCATCTGCAAAGTGCGCTTTACCAG GCAGGACAAGCTCAAGGTTCACATGCGGAAGCATACGGGAGAGAAGCCTTACCTTTGTACGCAATGCGGGGCCGCCTTCGCGCACAACTACGACCTAAAGAACCACATGCGCGTTCACACCGGCCTGCGCCCCTACCAGTGCACCAGCTGCTTTAAGACTTTTGTACGCTCAGACCACCTGCACCGCCACCTCAAGAAGGACGGCTGCAACGGCATCCCGTCCCGCCGGGGCCGAAAGCCGCGGGCACGGGAACCCGGGCTCCTGGATGCCCCCATGGGCCTGCTGAGCCCCGGCTCAGACACTGGCCTGGAGCCACACATCATCAAGGGACGGCAGCTCTCGGAAGCTCTCAAGTCTGAGATGGACGGGGCCCGCGCACACAGCCCACAGCTAGCAGGGGGTGCCGGACCCTGA